A portion of the Blastochloris tepida genome contains these proteins:
- a CDS encoding HIT family protein translates to MTAYDPNNIFAKILRGEIPCFKVFEDDRTFAFLDIMPRAPGHTLVIPKAAARNILDIDPDDLAAVMRTAQKIAHAGKAAFAADGITLMQFSEAAGGQEVFHLHVHVIPRHAGVALKPPTSYKEDMAVLKQHADKLIAAIG, encoded by the coding sequence ATGACCGCCTACGACCCGAACAACATCTTCGCCAAGATCCTGCGCGGCGAGATTCCCTGCTTCAAGGTGTTCGAGGACGACAGGACGTTCGCCTTCCTCGACATCATGCCGCGCGCGCCCGGCCATACGCTGGTGATTCCCAAGGCCGCGGCCCGCAACATTCTCGACATCGATCCGGACGATTTGGCCGCAGTGATGCGCACCGCGCAGAAGATCGCGCACGCCGGCAAGGCGGCTTTCGCGGCCGACGGCATCACCCTGATGCAGTTCAGCGAGGCGGCCGGCGGCCAGGAGGTGTTCCACCTCCACGTCCACGTCATCCCGCGCCATGCCGGCGTGGCGCTGAAGCCGCCCACCTCCTACAAGGAGGACATGGCGGTGCTGAAGCAGCACGCCGACAAGCTGATCGCGGCGATCGGATGA
- a CDS encoding GNAT family N-acetyltransferase, translating to MKAPTTNKTTTNDPSTAAALPDLTIEAVPSLRGLDPAAWNACARAPVLPAADAQPAGDEFYPAYQETADNPFVSHEFLSALEESGSAVPRTGWAGVHLIARDAAGTLVGAVPAYLKTHSRGEYVFDQGWAEAYEAAGGRYYPKLQVSVPFTPCTGPRLMVRPGHDAVAVRRRLAGALTALARQTGASSVHVTFPTGREWLELGAAGWLLRTDRQFQWTNRAYASFEAFLEDLNARRRKAIRRERREALAPGIEIRRLTGADLTEEVWDAFFACYMDTGSRKWGRPYLTRDFFSLVSARMADTIVLAMARRGGRWIAGALNFRGSDTLYGRHWGAIEHHPFLHFELCYYQAIEAAIELGLARVEAGAQGEHKLARGYLPVPTYSAHYIADPALRRGIASYLARERAYVADLGRTLLAETPFRKDAAGAEKGLAEGDKGLAEGEFEV from the coding sequence ATGAAAGCACCCACAACGAACAAAACCACGACGAACGATCCCTCGACCGCCGCCGCCCTGCCGGACCTGACCATCGAGGCGGTGCCGAGCCTGCGCGGCCTCGACCCCGCCGCGTGGAACGCCTGCGCCCGCGCGCCGGTATTGCCGGCGGCCGACGCCCAACCGGCCGGCGACGAATTTTATCCCGCCTATCAGGAGACGGCGGACAACCCCTTCGTGTCGCACGAATTTCTGTCGGCGCTCGAAGAGTCCGGCTCGGCCGTCCCCCGCACCGGCTGGGCCGGCGTCCACCTGATCGCGCGCGACGCGGCCGGCACCCTGGTCGGTGCCGTTCCGGCCTATCTGAAGACCCATTCGCGCGGCGAGTATGTGTTCGACCAGGGATGGGCCGAGGCCTACGAGGCGGCCGGCGGCCGCTACTACCCCAAGCTCCAGGTCTCGGTACCGTTCACGCCGTGCACCGGTCCCCGCCTGATGGTGCGGCCGGGCCACGACGCCGTCGCGGTCCGCCGCCGCCTCGCCGGCGCCCTCACCGCGCTCGCCCGCCAGACCGGCGCCTCCTCGGTGCACGTCACCTTCCCGACCGGGCGCGAATGGCTGGAACTCGGCGCGGCCGGCTGGCTGCTGCGCACCGACCGGCAGTTCCAGTGGACCAACCGCGCCTATGCGTCGTTCGAGGCGTTCCTCGAAGACCTCAACGCCCGCAGGCGCAAGGCCATCCGCCGCGAGCGGCGCGAAGCGCTGGCCCCCGGCATCGAGATCCGCCGCCTCACCGGCGCCGACCTCACCGAGGAGGTGTGGGACGCCTTCTTCGCCTGCTACATGGATACCGGCTCGCGCAAATGGGGCCGGCCCTATCTGACCCGCGATTTCTTCTCGCTGGTGTCGGCGCGCATGGCCGACACCATCGTGCTGGCGATGGCGCGGCGGGGCGGCCGCTGGATCGCCGGCGCCCTCAATTTCCGCGGCTCCGACACGCTCTATGGCCGCCACTGGGGCGCGATCGAGCACCACCCGTTCCTGCACTTCGAGCTCTGCTACTACCAAGCCATCGAGGCGGCGATCGAACTCGGCCTGGCGCGGGTGGAGGCCGGCGCCCAGGGCGAGCACAAGCTGGCGCGCGGCTATCTGCCGGTCCCCACCTATTCGGCCCACTACATCGCCGATCCCGCCTTGCGCCGGGGAATCGCCAGCTATCTGGCCCGCGAGCGCGCCTATGTCGCCGATCTGGGCCGGACGCTGCTGGCCGAGACCCCCTTCCGCAAGGACGCTGCCGGAGCGGAAAAAGGTCTTGCCGAGGGGGATAAAGGTCTTGCCGAAGGGGAATTCGAGGTGTGA
- a CDS encoding glycerophosphodiester phosphodiesterase family protein has product MMTPEWLTARPIAHRGLHDAADGVIENTLSACAAAAAAGYAIEVDLQLSADGEAMVFHDDTLDRLTEATGPVAARTAAELKAVRFRDTDDVMMRFSELLTLVSGHVPLIVELKSRFDGDPTLVRRAAEVAAAYGGPLALMSFDPAPIADLRTLAPGIVRGITAERHYADPEWNGLSAIRKQVLGNLLHWPASRPQFVAFCLSDLPTVATEVARRALGVPVLTWTVRTPEDRARAKRWADQMIFEGFRPKPA; this is encoded by the coding sequence CTGATGACACCCGAGTGGCTGACAGCGCGCCCGATCGCCCATCGCGGGCTGCACGACGCCGCCGACGGCGTCATCGAGAACACCCTCTCGGCCTGCGCCGCTGCCGCGGCCGCCGGCTACGCCATCGAGGTCGACCTGCAGCTTTCCGCCGATGGCGAGGCGATGGTGTTCCACGACGACACCCTCGACCGCCTGACCGAGGCCACCGGGCCGGTCGCCGCGCGCACCGCCGCCGAGCTCAAGGCCGTGCGCTTCCGTGACACCGACGACGTGATGATGCGGTTCTCCGAACTGCTGACGCTGGTGTCGGGGCACGTGCCGCTGATCGTCGAGCTGAAGAGCCGGTTCGACGGCGACCCAACGCTGGTGCGGCGCGCCGCCGAGGTCGCTGCCGCCTATGGCGGCCCGCTGGCGCTGATGTCGTTCGACCCCGCCCCCATCGCCGACCTGCGCACGCTGGCGCCCGGTATCGTCCGCGGCATCACCGCCGAGCGCCATTATGCCGATCCCGAATGGAACGGCCTCTCCGCCATCCGCAAGCAGGTGCTGGGCAATCTGCTGCACTGGCCGGCGTCGCGCCCGCAGTTCGTCGCCTTCTGCTTGAGTGACCTGCCGACCGTGGCGACCGAAGTCGCCCGGCGCGCGCTCGGCGTGCCGGTGCTGACCTGGACGGTGCGCACGCCCGAAGACCGCGCGCGGGCAAAGCGCTGGGCCGACCAGATGATCTTCGAAGGCTTCCGGCCGAAACCGGCATGA
- a CDS encoding RidA family protein, which produces MAGTVEGRIIAAGFALPAPAAPVATYVPFVRTGNLVTVSGQLCFAPDGALRHTGRMGSDFDLAAGQEAARYAALNVLAQVKAAIGDLDRVTRVVRLGGFINAGPGFTDLPKVMNGASDLMVAAFGEAGRHARSTVGVAELPLGALVEIEGLFEVA; this is translated from the coding sequence ATGGCTGGGACGGTCGAGGGCAGGATCATCGCGGCGGGCTTCGCCCTGCCCGCTCCGGCGGCACCGGTCGCCACCTATGTGCCGTTCGTCCGCACCGGCAATCTGGTCACGGTGTCCGGCCAGCTCTGCTTCGCGCCCGACGGCGCGCTGCGCCACACCGGGCGGATGGGCAGCGATTTCGACCTCGCCGCCGGGCAGGAGGCGGCGCGCTACGCCGCGCTCAACGTGCTGGCGCAGGTCAAGGCGGCGATCGGCGATCTCGACCGGGTGACGCGGGTTGTGCGGCTCGGGGGCTTCATCAATGCCGGCCCCGGCTTCACCGACCTGCCCAAGGTGATGAACGGCGCCTCCGACCTGATGGTCGCGGCGTTCGGCGAGGCGGGCCGGCATGCCCGCTCCACCGTCGGCGTCGCCGAACTGCCGCTCGGCGCCCTGGTCGAGATCGAAGGCCTGTTCGAGGTCGCCTGA
- a CDS encoding cell envelope integrity EipB family protein: MALGLGLAAGIATVAVAAGGVAGEAVADEAPAFIAHRAVYDLTLDRLAAKSSVQGARGRIVYEFSGNACDGWAMSLRQVVQIDSEDGQTVSDTLATSWEDVAGRTFRFANQNLVDRNVREMSEGRAERAADGSVVVQIAKPAEGRVELGSGVVFPTQHMRRLIETARKGETILSVKVFDGTEAGRKVYDTMGVVGRAIAPGAEGSLEPVLRVPELKDTRRWPVTVSYFEAGSDQQTPIYTLGFELFENGISRDLTLDYGDFRLKGAMTTLDILPPTPCR; the protein is encoded by the coding sequence GTGGCCCTTGGCCTTGGCCTCGCTGCCGGGATCGCGACCGTGGCGGTGGCGGCCGGGGGAGTGGCGGGCGAGGCGGTGGCCGACGAGGCGCCGGCCTTCATCGCCCATCGCGCCGTCTACGACCTCACGCTGGACCGTCTGGCGGCCAAATCCTCGGTGCAGGGGGCGCGCGGCCGCATCGTCTACGAGTTCTCGGGCAATGCCTGCGACGGCTGGGCCATGTCGCTGCGTCAGGTGGTGCAGATCGACAGCGAGGACGGCCAGACGGTGTCCGACACGCTGGCGACAAGCTGGGAGGATGTGGCCGGCCGCACCTTCCGGTTCGCCAACCAGAATCTGGTCGACCGAAATGTGCGGGAGATGAGCGAGGGCCGCGCCGAGCGCGCGGCGGACGGCTCGGTGGTGGTGCAGATCGCCAAGCCGGCCGAGGGCCGGGTCGAGCTCGGCAGCGGCGTGGTGTTCCCGACCCAGCACATGCGCCGCCTGATCGAGACCGCGCGCAAGGGCGAGACCATCCTGTCGGTCAAGGTGTTCGACGGCACCGAGGCCGGCCGCAAGGTCTACGACACCATGGGCGTGGTGGGGCGGGCGATCGCCCCCGGCGCCGAGGGTTCGCTGGAGCCGGTGCTGCGGGTGCCGGAGCTGAAGGACACACGGCGCTGGCCGGTCACGGTCAGCTATTTCGAGGCGGGGTCGGACCAGCAGACGCCGATCTACACGCTCGGCTTCGAGCTGTTCGAGAACGGCATCAGCCGCGACCTCACGCTCGACTATGGCGATTTCCGGCTCAAGGGCGCGATGACGACGCTCGACATCCTGCCGCCGACGCCGTGCCGGTGA
- a CDS encoding HlyD family type I secretion periplasmic adaptor subunit, whose amino-acid sequence MLRRRRTHNDFTHRLTQPLVLEDGRPPKVLSWTLYVLSGFVVLAIAWGTLTSVRETTTVTGQIVPRGQILNVQHFEGGIVDAVLVREGETVKAGDPVIRLDPVGSESDRNQLESRKVALTLQLIRLNALSRGEVPNFSNVAPEHAALVSEQVQLYSSAVQQRQSEDATLAARIAQRQSELAGVRSDLANARLQAETQREQLAIQSKLIVNGHTSKKTYLEWKLAAQKAEGEIANLEAKLKSAEDAATEAEKARTEARANAERKIAEERAKAASDLAETQQQLAKLSDRVERLLVRAPSDGYVLELGPKSAGEVIKAGDTVARIVPAPQELIADVRIEARDSGHINVGSPAIIKFTTFDSALYGTVQGSVEYISASAFMPQAGQIPLPGQAPSEPYYRAFIRLARDSVGSGALTRPITPGMVVQAQIVTGSKSIVRYMLKPVFNSLDVIFTER is encoded by the coding sequence ATGTTGCGTCGACGGCGAACCCACAATGACTTCACGCACCGGCTGACCCAGCCGCTGGTCCTCGAAGACGGGCGTCCGCCCAAGGTGCTGTCGTGGACGCTCTATGTGCTGTCCGGCTTCGTCGTTCTGGCCATCGCCTGGGGCACGCTGACCAGCGTGCGCGAGACGACCACCGTCACCGGCCAGATCGTGCCGCGCGGCCAGATCCTCAACGTGCAGCATTTCGAGGGCGGCATCGTCGATGCGGTGCTGGTGCGCGAAGGCGAGACCGTCAAGGCCGGCGACCCGGTCATCCGCCTCGATCCGGTCGGCAGCGAAAGCGACCGCAACCAGCTCGAAAGCCGCAAGGTCGCCCTCACGCTGCAACTGATCCGGCTCAATGCGCTGAGCCGCGGCGAGGTGCCGAACTTCAGCAACGTCGCGCCAGAGCACGCCGCGCTGGTGTCGGAACAGGTGCAGCTCTATTCCAGCGCCGTCCAGCAGCGCCAGAGCGAGGACGCCACGCTCGCGGCCCGCATCGCGCAGCGCCAGAGCGAGCTTGCCGGCGTCCGCAGCGATCTGGCGAACGCAAGGCTGCAGGCCGAGACCCAGCGCGAGCAGCTTGCCATCCAGAGCAAGCTGATCGTCAACGGCCACACCTCGAAGAAGACCTATCTGGAATGGAAGCTCGCGGCGCAGAAGGCCGAGGGCGAGATCGCCAATCTGGAAGCCAAGCTCAAATCCGCCGAGGACGCCGCCACCGAGGCCGAGAAGGCGCGCACCGAGGCACGGGCCAACGCCGAGCGCAAGATCGCCGAGGAACGGGCGAAGGCCGCCTCCGATCTCGCCGAGACGCAGCAGCAGCTTGCCAAGCTGTCCGATCGCGTCGAGCGGCTGCTGGTGCGCGCGCCGTCCGACGGCTACGTGCTGGAACTCGGGCCGAAATCGGCCGGCGAGGTCATCAAGGCCGGCGACACCGTCGCCCGCATCGTGCCGGCCCCGCAGGAGCTGATCGCCGACGTGCGCATCGAGGCGCGCGACAGCGGCCACATCAATGTCGGCTCGCCGGCCATCATCAAGTTCACCACCTTCGACAGCGCACTCTACGGCACGGTCCAGGGCAGCGTCGAATACATCTCAGCCTCGGCCTTCATGCCGCAGGCGGGCCAGATCCCGCTGCCGGGACAGGCGCCGAGCGAGCCCTATTACCGCGCCTTCATCCGCCTCGCCCGCGACAGCGTCGGCAGCGGCGCGCTGACCCGGCCGATCACCCCCGGCATGGTGGTCCAGGCCCAGATCGTGACCGGCTCGAAGTCGATCGTGCGCTACATGCTGAAGCCGGTGTTCAACTCGCTCGACGTCATCTTCACCGAGCGCTGA